A window of the Wolbachia endosymbiont (group A) of Pogonocherus hispidulus genome harbors these coding sequences:
- the ubiG gene encoding bifunctional 2-polyprenyl-6-hydroxyphenol methylase/3-demethylubiquinol 3-O-methyltransferase UbiG, with amino-acid sequence MLDVVSIASDHAGYELKSEIKPYLEALGYRVVDQGCTAKQKCVDYPDYAVKVVEDITSKKANYGILICGTGLGMSTVANRFEGIYAALCNSVEIAKLAREHGNANVLCLGAGFTASGLAKDIVKQFLETEFSKESRHKKRLDKLSNIASKKKKTKTYNEDEISKFAKMAGEWWDENGKFKPLHMMNPIRVSYIIEKIKELKKCDLKELSLLDVGCGGGILSESMARVSINVVGIDVCEENIKVAHSHAKKVGLNIEYMHTSIEELSNDKKYDVVLLMEVVEHVDNLELFMKKAIELLKPEGLIFISTINRTIKSFCLAIIGAEYILNWLPKGTHNWNKFLKPSEIANHLRENNVTLQNMAGMEYNVIKREWNLTKGVDVNYILCGNIVV; translated from the coding sequence ATGTTAGATGTAGTATCAATTGCTTCAGATCATGCTGGTTATGAATTAAAATCAGAAATAAAACCTTACCTGGAAGCCCTAGGTTATAGAGTGGTAGATCAAGGCTGCACTGCTAAGCAAAAGTGTGTAGATTACCCAGACTATGCTGTTAAAGTTGTAGAAGATATAACAAGCAAAAAAGCAAATTATGGGATATTAATTTGTGGTACAGGTCTGGGCATGAGTACTGTGGCAAATCGTTTTGAAGGAATCTACGCTGCTTTATGTAATAGTGTTGAGATCGCAAAATTAGCTCGCGAGCATGGCAACGCAAATGTACTGTGTCTTGGTGCAGGATTTACTGCGAGTGGATTAGCAAAAGACATAGTCAAACAATTCCTCGAAACAGAATTTTCAAAAGAAAGCAGACATAAAAAACGCCTTGATAAACTTAGCAATATAGCCTCTAAGAAAAAAAAAACAAAAACTTATAACGAAGATGAAATATCAAAATTCGCTAAAATGGCAGGTGAATGGTGGGATGAGAATGGTAAATTTAAGCCATTGCACATGATGAATCCTATTAGAGTATCTTACATTATTGAGAAAATAAAAGAGTTAAAAAAATGCGATTTAAAAGAATTATCATTGCTTGATGTTGGATGCGGTGGTGGCATTTTGTCAGAGTCAATGGCACGCGTTAGCATTAACGTTGTGGGAATAGATGTATGTGAAGAAAACATCAAAGTAGCGCATTCACATGCGAAAAAAGTAGGGTTAAATATAGAATACATGCACACCAGCATTGAAGAGCTAAGCAATGACAAGAAGTACGACGTGGTTCTGTTGATGGAAGTAGTTGAACATGTGGATAATTTAGAGCTTTTCATGAAGAAAGCAATAGAGCTGCTAAAACCGGAGGGGTTAATCTTTATATCCACAATAAATAGAACTATCAAATCCTTCTGCCTTGCAATAATTGGTGCAGAGTACATATTAAATTGGCTGCCAAAAGGTACGCATAACTGGAATAAATTTCTCAAGCCGTCAGAAATTGCAAATCACTTAAGAGAAAATAATGTAACGCTGCAAAACATGGCTGGCATGGAGTACAACGTAATAAAGCGTGAGTGGAATCTAACTAAAGGTGTGGATGTTAATTATATACTCTGTGGAAACATTGTAGTTTGA